A single region of the Montipora capricornis isolate CH-2021 chromosome 13, ASM3666992v2, whole genome shotgun sequence genome encodes:
- the LOC138029605 gene encoding uncharacterized protein, with the protein MKDLGVLSWFLSVQFKCGKDCNEMNQGKIVEKILERFNMSDCKPKAVPCELGANKAIAVNKSEFENVNLYREIVGSLIYLMTCTRPDLCYVVTYLSQHLSKPMKSHYGMAKQVLRFLKGTHNRCLKFVKGTQMKLVGYSDSDWAMSNDRHSISGYAFKLCDESSLISWKSKKQSIVALSSCEAGYVALATATQEAKFLRQLLADLMCLPCKSVCMYVDNQGAIALANNPVHHKRSKHIDVKYHYVRLQL; encoded by the coding sequence ATGAAAGACCTAGGTGTTTTATCATGGTTCCTAAGTGTTCAATTCAAGTGTGGAAAGGATTGTAATGAAATGAATCAAGGCAAGATTGTGGAAAAGATTCTGGAAAGGTTCAACATGTCTGATTGCAAGCCAAAAGCAGTTCCATGCGAGCTGGGCGCTAACAAAGCCATTGCAGTCAATAAAAGCGAATTTGAAAATGTAAACCTGTATCGTGAAATTGTTGGAAGTTTGATTTATCTCATGACTTGCACAAGACCCGATTTGTGTTATGTTGTGACGTATCTATCCCAACATCTGtcaaagccaatgaaatcgcATTATGGGATGGCTAAGCAAGTGCTGAGGTTTTTAAAGGGTACTCATAACAGATGCTTAAAGTTTGTTAAGGGAACGCAGATGAAACTAGTGGGATATAGTGATTCAGACTGGGCTATGTCTAATGATAGACATAGCATTAGTGGTTATGCATTCAAGTTATGTGATGAGAGCTCACTGATTTCGTGGAAAAGCAAAAAACAGTCTATTGTAGCATTGTCCTCATGTGAAGCTGGATATGTAGCTTTAGCCACTGCTACACAAGAAGCTAAATTTCTTAGACAACTTCTTGCTGATCTCATGTGTCTCCCTTGCAAAAGTGTTTGCATGTATGTAGACAATCAGGGAGCGATTGCATTAGCTAACAATCCTGTACATCACAAAAGATCAAAGCACATCGATGTAAAATATCACTATGTAAGACTACAATTGTAG
- the LOC138029606 gene encoding G-protein coupled receptor 83-like has product MKSDKNGEICTKRYKNLLPEVMSNTIVAVTTGVTSILIIICIIGNSLVCAVIKRNRDMRTPINYLLVNIAVADIFYSTFHVSELIFRHIPTKPEGLSGKAFCFLRNSSIQWIGAACSASTLVVIAVERYFAVRNLHGNQRNLSKGTLKVIISSSWIFSIVLTLPAFFATNQKPDTNDCLPQEQWMYQLGIVSLSVFILFSSVVMAALYSRVIYTLWFKYPGGLVLPPDQQAFLKVRKRVTLMVMTVTAMFTLFWYSDVVIHLLERFYFFKRLLLPRAIVHTMLMFNASLNPFAYALLNQRFRGKIKEMVFRGPQLPGQQALS; this is encoded by the exons Atgaaaagcgataaaaatggtgaaatatgtactaagcgttacaaaaa TTTGCTTCCTGAAGTCATGTCCAACACAATTGTCGCTGTCACAACTGGAGTGACGTCAATATTAATCATTATATGCATCATCGGGAACTCTCTAGTCTGTGCTGTCATAAAGAGAAATCGCGATATGAG GACTCCTATTAATTATCTGCTTGTTAACATCGCAGTAGCAGACATCTTTTATTCGACATTTCATGTATCAGAGCTGATTTTTCGACACATTCCCACTAAACCAGAGGGCTTGTCTGGGAAAGCATTTTGTTTCTTACGAAATTCTTCAATACAGTGGATCGGTGCTGCTTGTTCCGCCTCGACTCTAGTGGTGATCGCCGTGGAACGCTACTTTGCTGTAAGAAATCTCCATGGTAACCAAAGAAATCTATCAAAGGGAACACTTAAG gtgATCATTTCCAGTTCTTGGATCTTCTCAATCGTTCTTACACTCCCGGCTTTTTTTGCGACAAATCAAAAACCGGACACCAACGATTGCTTGCCTCAAGAACAGTGGATGTACCAACTTGGGATTGTGTCGTTGtctgtttttattcttttctccTCTGTGGTAATGGCTGCCTTGTACTCCAGAGTGATTTATACTTTGTGGTTTAAGTATCCTGGTGGCCTCGTTCTTCCTCCTGACCAACAG GCCTTTTTGAAGGTAAGGAAGCGAGTCACACTTATGGTTATGACAGTCACCGCCATGTTTACCTTGTTTTGGTATTCTGACGTAGTAATTCATCTCCTTGAGCGCTTTTACTTCTTCAAGCGCCTTCTTTTGCCACGTGCCATCGTCCACACAATGCTCATGTTCAACGCCTCCTTGAATCCGTTTGCATACGCTCTTTTGAACCAACGATTCAGAGGGAAGATTAAAGAAATGGTGTTTAGAGGACCGCAGTTGCCAGGTCAGCAGGCTTTATCAtga